CGAGCTTGACCAGGCTGGGCGAGCCGCAGCGCGGGCAGAACCGCGCCGGCGCGCCTTCCGCGGCCACCGCCACGGCGCGGCGCTCGCTCGCCATCAGGGCCTCGCCATGCGGCGCGATGAAGCCGGTGTCGATCATGTGCTTCTCCAGCACCTCGCCGATCGCCGCCATCAGCGAGGGCACATAGCGCTCGCCGCTCCATTGGCCGCCGCGCGGATCGAAGATCGCCTTCAATTCGTCCACCACGAAGGACACGTCGCCGCCGCGCCGAAACACCGCCGAGATCATCCGCGTCAGCGCCAACGCCCAGGCATAGGCCTCCATGTTCTTGGAGTTGATGAACACCTCGAACGGGCGCCGGCGTCCGTCCTTCTCGATGTCGTTCACCGTGATGTAGAAGGCATGGTCGCTGTCCAGCCATTTGATCTTATAGGTCTGGCCGATCAGCACGTCGGGCCGGTCGAGCGGCCGCGTCATGTAGACGACCCCGCCCGTGCTCTCGCGCGGCCGCGCCGCCGGCACCGGCGCAATCTCCTCCGCCGCCTCGGGCGCCGCCGCTTCCAGCACCGCGCCCGTCACCGCGTTGGGCCGATAGGTCGTGCAGCCCTTGCAGCCCAGCTCATAGGCGCGGGCATAGACGTCCTTGAACGCCTCGAAGGAGATGGAAGCCGGCACGTTGATCGTCTTGGAGATCGAGCTGTCGATATGGCGCTGCGCTGCCGCCTGCACCGCGAGGTGGTCCTCGGGCGCGATGGTCTGCGCCGTGACGAAATAATCCGGCAGCGCCGCTTCCTCGCCGAAGCGGGCGCGGAAGGCGCGATAGGCATAGTCCTCGACCGCCTCGGTGGTGTGGCTGCCGTCGGGCTGCAGCACGCGGCGGGTATAGCTATAGGCGAACACCGGCTCGACGCCGCTCGACACATTGCCGGCGAACAGCGAGATCGTGCCGGTCGGCGCGATAGAGGTCAGAAGCCCGTTGCGGATGCCGTGTTTGGCGATGGCGCCGCGCACCTCCTGCGGCAGGCGCAGGGTGAAGGGCCGGTTCAGGAACTCGTGCGCGTCGAACAGCGGAAAGGCGCCCTTCTCGGCGGCCAGTTCGGCGGAGGCGAGATAGGCCGCGTCGCTCAGCGCCGACAGCCAGGCATCGATCAGCGCCACGCTCTCTCGCGAACCATAGCGCGTGCGGCAGAAGATCAGCGCGTCGGCGAGGCCGGTGACGCCGAGCCCGATGCGCCGCTTGGCTTTGGCTTCCGCCTGCTGCTGCGGCAGCGGGAAGCGCGACACGTCGATGGCGTTGTCGAGCATGCGCACGGCGACCTTGGTCAGCCGCGCCAATTCCTCGATATCGAGATGCGCATCCTCTTCGAAGGGCTGCTTCACCAGCTTGGCCAGATTGATCGACCCCAGCAGGCACGCGCCGTAAGGCGGCAGGGGTTGCTCGCCGCAATTATGCGCCCACAGGCCGTCGGCATCGAAAGCGTTCAACCCGGGAATGGCGGCGTCGAAGACCTCGGCCTCGCCGTCGGCATGGATCGACTCGACGGTCGCGCAAAACCGTTCCCGATTGAGGGCGCGGCGATAATTCGCCACCGCCATCGTCAGCCGCGACGCCTTGTCGGAATCGGAAAATCCGACGCGTTCGGCGAAGACCGGCAGATTGTCGCCGGAAATGACCAACTCATGTTGTGCCATTGTCGCATAGGCTTTGCTGCCGCCTTTGCCATCGGGCAAATCCCGTTCGCCTTCCGGCCGCCGGTTGCGATAGATGACGCTGGCGATGCCCAGCCGCAGCAACATGCGTTGCACGGCTTCCAGACGTTCGAGATCGCTCTGGCTCAGCCGCACGCTCACGCCTTTATCCTGCGCGCCTTGCACGCTGCCATCGGCGTCGAAGAAGCCGCGCAGGAAGGCGGCATGGAAGGCGCTGGAGCGGCGCTCCAGCGCCGGCGAAATCCGCTTGTTGCCCGGCGCCATGCCGGCGTCGAGCGCCAGTCTTTTAAGGGCGCCCGTCGCCAACCGATATTCGCCACGACCTGGCACTTCCAGCCAACCGGCAAAATCGCTCCGATGCGGCATCCGCGATGCCGCCTCGAACGCCGCGTCCATCACACCGCGAACGCCGCTTTGCAGGTCTTCGCCGTTGACCGCGCGCGCGCCCGGCCATACCGAAAGAACGGCCTTGTCCGCCTTCAATGTTCCATCGCCCACGAGAAGACCGAGCAGATAGCCCTCGTCGCGATCCGTCGGCGCATGCCCAGGATCGCCCCATGCCGCGATGGCGCGATGGTCATGGAGCAGAACCTCGTCGCCCGTCTTCAGCGTGCCGGCCTCCGCCCAGATCCAATCGCTGGACCAGCGGGTCCGCCGCGTGACTTTCCGCACGCGATGATCGGCGGTGAGCCGGAGCGAATAGCCCTCGGCCGTCGTCAATCTGACGACGGGCTTCGTGCCGTTCGAAAAGAAACCGCGCGGATCGCTCGGCCAGGCGCGGCCTTCGGCCAACGCTTCGAACGGCTTGCCGACGAGTTCGCCGACCTGTCTTGGTCCCTCCGCCGTCGCGATCCAGCTATCGCCCGTGATGCACGGATTCGTCGCGGCTATCGTCTCGCAGTATCCGAGATTGTTTTCCGTGTTGATCCGGTCGATGAAGATCACGCCGGGCTCGGCGGTCTCGTAGGTCGCGCGCATGATGCGGTCCCACAGATCGCGCGCCCGCACGCTGCGATAGACCGCGCCGCCGAACTTCAGGTCCCACGGCGCGTCCGCCTTCACCGCGTCCATGAACGCGTCGCTCACCAGCACCGAGAGATTGAAATTGGTGAGGTGTCCCGCCTCGCGCTTGGCGTCGATGAAGGTTTCGATGTCGGGATGGTCGATCGCCAGCGTCGCCATCATCGCGCCGCGCCGGCTGCCGGCCGACATGATGGTGCGGCACATCGCGTCCCACACTTCCATGAACGACACTGGGCCCGAAGCATCGGCGCCCACGCCCTTCACGGCGGCGCCCTTGGGACGCAGCGTCGAGAAATCGTAGCCGATGCCGCCGCCCTGCTGCAGCGTCAGCGCCGCCTCGCGCACGGCGCAAAAGATGCCGTCCATCGAATCCTCGATGGTGCCCATCACGAAGCAGTTGAAGAGGGTCACCGACCGGTCGGTGCCGGCGCCCGCCAGGATGCGTCCGGCGGGCAGGAAGCGGTGTCCCGCCAGCGCCTGGGCAAAGGCTAGCGCCTGCGCGCCGCGCTTCTCCGGGGCTTCCGCGGCGGCGGAGGCGAGGGCGACACGCGCCCAGGTGTCGGCGAAATCGCCGTCCACGGGTGTGCCGTCCGGCTGTTTCAGCCGGTATTTCATGTCCCAGATCTGGCGGGAAATATCGCTCATGGCCTCGTCCCAGGGGCCCGCGTGGCGGGCTACACAGCTAACGCTTTGGGACTTGAAAATCAAGGTTTGTTCGCGGAACGTTCCGACTTGGTTACCGGCTGTTGCGCCGGTCGAGCTGCGCCTGTCCTTCGGCGATCAGCAGGTTCGTCGCCCCCTCGATGGCGCCCTCCAGGCGGTCCATGAAGTCGCGCCGCTTCAGCCCGGCCGGGATGGTCGGCAGGAATTCGACCACGATGGTGCCCTTCTTCTTCAGGAACCCCACCGGCCCCGTCCAGAACAGGCCCGAATTGAGCGCCACCGGCACGCAGGGCACGCCGAGCTGGCCGTAGAGCGCCGCCACGCCCGGCTTGTAGTCCGGCGGCGCGCCGGGCTTGACGCGGGTGCCCTCGGGAAAGATCGCGATGCTGCGTCCGGCGGCCAGCTCGCGGCGCGCGGCGGCGGCCATCTTGCGCAGCGCGTTCGCCTTGCCCTCGCGGTCGATCGCGATCATCCGCGCCTTGGTGATGTACCAGCCGTAGAACGGCACATATTGCAGGCTCTTCTTGAGCACGATGGCCGGATCGTCGAGCAACAGGTAGATCGCCATCGTTTCCCACATGCTCATATGCTTGAGCGCGATGAGGACGCCGTTGGGCGGCAGCGTGCCGCGCACCTCGAAGCGCACGCCGGCGAACACGCGCAGGCCCCAGAAATTGATCGCCACCCAGCGCCGTGCCATCCACGCCGTGATCCTGCGCGGCAGGACCAGCGCCGGCAGGAAGCCGACCGCCAGCACGGCCGTCACGAGGGAAAACCAGACGATGAAGATCGTCGAGCGGAGGATGGTCATATATGAAGAATCGCCCGGGCCCAGGTTTCAAGCCTTGCCGGGCGCCGTGCTGTGGTCAACCGCGGTCATCACAAAGCTTGCGACGTATTTCAAGTACTCGTTGTGCAGCAGGTGCAGCGTGCCGGGATGCCACCACGCCGCCATGTCCACGCCGGCCGGCTCGACCGGATAGGCGATCAGCGTCACGCCCGGCATCATCGCATGGAACAGGCGCAGGCTGCGCGGCATGTGATAGCTCGCGGTGACGACGATCAGGCTCTTGAAGCGATGCCGCGCCGCCCATTCGGCCGCTTCTTCCGCATTGCCATAAGTGTCCTCCGCCGCATAGCCGATATCGGCGCAGCACGCGAAGCGCCGCCCGCCATTGGAAATCTGCTTCAGCTCCTCCTTGCTGGAGGCCTTGTTGGCGCCCGAGATCAGGAGCCGCTTGCCGACACCGCCCTCGAACAGCGCGACGGCCGCGTCGACCCGCGCGTCGCCGCCGGTCAGCGCCACGATGCCGTCGGCCTTCAGCGCCTGTGTCGGGCGCACCGGCAGCGTCGCGACGAACAACAGGAAGCCCGCGACATAGATCGCGACCAGTCCGCCCAGGATCTGCACAACGCGCATGGCCATGACTCTATATAGTTAGGCGCGAATCCGGGCAAAAAGCGGGCGGTCAGTAGATCTCGCGCACCGCCGCCAGCACCGAAAGCCGCGCCGTCGCCCAGGCGATCAGCGTCGCGATCACCGGAACCGCCGCGAGCCACGCCGCCTCGTCGAGCTTCAGCGCGACCGGCGGCAGGAACGGCACCGCCTCCACGCCGGCGAATTCCAATCCGCCCGCCGCCAGGAACAGAAGCGCCGCGACCAGCGCGCCGGCCGCGCTGGCGCCCAGCGCCGCCAGGGCATAGTGCCGCTCGAAGGCGCGCGCGATGAACAGGGCATGCGCCCCCATCTGGTGCAGCAACTGCACCATGTCGTGCTGCGCCTCCAATCCGGCGCGCGTCGCGAAGGCGACGATCGACGCGGTGGCGACCGCGATCAGCACGAGGATGCCGGTGGCGCTCCACACGATCGTATCGGCCAGGCCTTTCAGCCGCGCGATCCAGCGGCCGTGATCGTCGAGCTGCGTGTCGGGCGCCGCCCGCTTCAGCCGCGCCGCGAGGCCGGCAATGTCGACCGCCGCGCCCGGCACGAGGACGGCATCGATCAGTTTGGGCAGCGGCAGTTCGGCGACCAGCGCGCCCTTGCCCAGCCAGGGCTCGACCAGGCTCTGCATCTCGGCGTCCGACAGCGGCGCGGCATGCGCAATGCCCGGTGTCGCGCGCAGCACGGCGAGCGCGCCTTCCGTCTCGCGCTGCAATGTGTCGTTCACCTCGCCCTGCGACGGCACCAGGATCTGCACCGTCAGCCGGTCCGAAAGTCCGGCGCGCCAGCCCAGCGAGGCGCGCTCCGCCACCAGCGAGGCGCCGAGCGCCAGCGCGGCGAGAAACGCCATCACCCCCGATCACCAGGTCGAGCGGCGCCGCGCCCTTCTCGCGCGGCATCAGGCGGCGCGACGAGCGGCTCATGCCCGCACCGCCGTGCGCAGTTCGACGAGCCGCCCGTCCACCAGCCGCATCTCGCGCGCCTTGGTGCTTTCGATCAGGGCGCGGTCATGGGTGGCGATCAGCACCGTGGTGCCCAGCCGGTTCAACTCGCCGAACAGGCGGATCAGCCGCGCCCCGATCTCCGGATCGACATTGCCGGTCGGCTCGTCGGCGATCAGAAGGTCGGGCCGGGCCACCACGGCGCGGGCGATGGCGATGCGCTGCTGCTCGCCGCCGGACAGCGTCGCCGGCCTGGCGTTCATCCGGTCGCCCAGCCCCACCCAGGAAAGGAGTTCCTCCACGTCGTGCTCGTATTCGCCCTCGTGCCGCCCGGCCAGGCGCAGCGGCAGCGCGACATTGTCGAACGCCGACAGATGCGCCAGCAGGCGGAAATCCTGGAACACCACGCCGATGCGCCGGCGCAGGGCGGGAAAGTCGGACCGCCTGGCGGTCGCCATGTCCTGGCCGAACAGGGTGATCAGCCCGCGCGACGGCGGCTCGGCCAGGTAGATCAGCTTGAGCAGGGTGGTCTTGCCGG
Above is a window of Rhizomicrobium sp. DNA encoding:
- a CDS encoding 1-acyl-sn-glycerol-3-phosphate acyltransferase, with the translated sequence MTILRSTIFIVWFSLVTAVLAVGFLPALVLPRRITAWMARRWVAINFWGLRVFAGVRFEVRGTLPPNGVLIALKHMSMWETMAIYLLLDDPAIVLKKSLQYVPFYGWYITKARMIAIDREGKANALRKMAAAARRELAAGRSIAIFPEGTRVKPGAPPDYKPGVAALYGQLGVPCVPVALNSGLFWTGPVGFLKKKGTIVVEFLPTIPAGLKRRDFMDRLEGAIEGATNLLIAEGQAQLDRRNSR
- a CDS encoding LAGLIDADG family homing endonuclease, with product MSDISRQIWDMKYRLKQPDGTPVDGDFADTWARVALASAAAEAPEKRGAQALAFAQALAGHRFLPAGRILAGAGTDRSVTLFNCFVMGTIEDSMDGIFCAVREAALTLQQGGGIGYDFSTLRPKGAAVKGVGADASGPVSFMEVWDAMCRTIMSAGSRRGAMMATLAIDHPDIETFIDAKREAGHLTNFNLSVLVSDAFMDAVKADAPWDLKFGGAVYRSVRARDLWDRIMRATYETAEPGVIFIDRINTENNLGYCETIAATNPCITGDSWIATAEGPRQVGELVGKPFEALAEGRAWPSDPRGFFSNGTKPVVRLTTAEGYSLRLTADHRVRKVTRRTRWSSDWIWAEAGTLKTGDEVLLHDHRAIAAWGDPGHAPTDRDEGYLLGLLVGDGTLKADKAVLSVWPGARAVNGEDLQSGVRGVMDAAFEAASRMPHRSDFAGWLEVPGRGEYRLATGALKRLALDAGMAPGNKRISPALERRSSAFHAAFLRGFFDADGSVQGAQDKGVSVRLSQSDLERLEAVQRMLLRLGIASVIYRNRRPEGERDLPDGKGGSKAYATMAQHELVISGDNLPVFAERVGFSDSDKASRLTMAVANYRRALNRERFCATVESIHADGEAEVFDAAIPGLNAFDADGLWAHNCGEQPLPPYGACLLGSINLAKLVKQPFEEDAHLDIEELARLTKVAVRMLDNAIDVSRFPLPQQQAEAKAKRRIGLGVTGLADALIFCRTRYGSRESVALIDAWLSALSDAAYLASAELAAEKGAFPLFDAHEFLNRPFTLRLPQEVRGAIAKHGIRNGLLTSIAPTGTISLFAGNVSSGVEPVFAYSYTRRVLQPDGSHTTEAVEDYAYRAFRARFGEEAALPDYFVTAQTIAPEDHLAVQAAAQRHIDSSISKTINVPASISFEAFKDVYARAYELGCKGCTTYRPNAVTGAVLEAAAPEAAEEIAPVPAARPRESTGGVVYMTRPLDRPDVLIGQTYKIKWLDSDHAFYITVNDIEKDGRRRPFEVFINSKNMEAYAWALALTRMISAVFRRGGDVSFVVDELKAIFDPRGGQWSGERYVPSLMAAIGEVLEKHMIDTGFIAPHGEALMASERRAVAVAAEGAPARFCPRCGSPSLVKLEGCESCVSCGYSRCG
- a CDS encoding YdcF family protein; the protein is MAMRVVQILGGLVAIYVAGFLLFVATLPVRPTQALKADGIVALTGGDARVDAAVALFEGGVGKRLLISGANKASSKEELKQISNGGRRFACCADIGYAAEDTYGNAEEAAEWAARHRFKSLIVVTASYHMPRSLRLFHAMMPGVTLIAYPVEPAGVDMAAWWHPGTLHLLHNEYLKYVASFVMTAVDHSTAPGKA
- the ftsE gene encoding cell division ATP-binding protein FtsE codes for the protein MVRFENVGMRYGSGPEVLRDVTFVLEAGSFTFLTGLSGAGKTTLLKLIYLAEPPSRGLITLFGQDMATARRSDFPALRRRIGVVFQDFRLLAHLSAFDNVALPLRLAGRHEGEYEHDVEELLSWVGLGDRMNARPATLSGGEQQRIAIARAVVARPDLLIADEPTGNVDPEIGARLIRLFGELNRLGTTVLIATHDRALIESTKAREMRLVDGRLVELRTAVRA